The proteins below come from a single Pieris brassicae chromosome 1, ilPieBrab1.1, whole genome shotgun sequence genomic window:
- the LOC123712299 gene encoding protein insensitive-like, whose product MSLLSMEIATVQALLKLQGSKIPFPPSEMDIAEVLAAEALLNLRASNNPSENSDGHIIDEQSINIPNDMDVITDGESDSSSHRTPLIEIQNVSTSVKTEMPNMESNEELEMSTGPSTVVASKGRRSTTERCTTKRRRSRTSTPESNRRCGRSNPQSKNRCGNNMVRLGEGYAMVPKDVLANIKWESYKNATRKLLTAVFPREVLATHSMSGKPSPAFPNKPAKAKLDPNVISDIIKTVMAKCGVAENIVRMTITTKCADESKMMRYRKR is encoded by the exons ATGTCTCTGCTTTCTATGGAGATCGCAACTGTACAAGCCCTGTTGAAGCTTCAAGGATCGAAAATCCCTTTTCCGCCCAGTG AAATGGATATAGCGGAAGTATTGGCCGCTGAAGCGTTATTGAATCTTAGGGCGTCCAACAATCCTTCAGAGAATT CTGATGGCCACATCATTGACGAGCAATCTATCAACATACCCAATGATATGGACGTAATAACAGATGGTGAATCTGACTCGTCATCACATCGGACTCCCCTGATTGAGATTCAAAATGTCAGTACATCAGTTAAAACTGAGATGCCAAATATGGAAAGCAATGAGGAGCTTGAAATGTCGACTGGGCCTTCTACTGTAGTTGCATCGAAAGGACGACGTTCTACTACGGAGAGATGCACGACGAAACGGAGAAGATCTCGAACAAGCACCCCA GAATCAAACAGACGCTGCGGCCGTTCGAATCCACAATCAAAGAATAGGTGTGGAAATAATATG GTTCGATTAGGAGAGGGATATGCCATGGTCCCTAAGGATGTCCTAGCGAATATTAAGTGGGAATCATATAAAAACGCAACAAGAAAACTACTAACAGCTGTTTTTCCTCGCGA AGTTCTGGCAACGCACTCTATGTCAGGGAAACCATCTCCAGCATTTCCCAACAAACCAGCAAAGGCGAAGTTGGACCCAAATGTCATTAgcgatattattaaaaccgtTATGGCCAAATGTGGCGTAGCGGAAAATATAGTgag GATGACCATAACCACTAAATGCGCTGACGAGAGTAAGATGATGCGATACCGGAAGAGATAA